CGGCGGCGTCATCTACAAGATCGTCCGTGAGTCGGGCGCCCAGCGCGCGGCGCTCCTGCGCGGCGAGGCCGATATCGTCCAGGGGCTCTCGACCGACGACTTCGACCAGGTCGGCAAGATGCCGGGCATCGTCGTGCCCACCTTCCCGGGGATGACGACGTTCGGGATCAAGATGAACACGCAGAAGGGCCCGACGAAGGACCCGAACCTCCGCAAGGCGGTGTGCTACGCGTTCGACTACGACGCGCTCGTCAAGATCTACAACGGCAACGCCGTGCTCCAGACGAGCCCGTTCCCGAACGCGACTCGCGGCCACATCGCCGTGCCCGGCTTCTACCGCCAGGACGTCGCGAAGGCGAAGGAGTTTCTCGCCAAGTCGGCCTACCCGAACGGCGGCGTCGAGCTCGAGTACGTCTACGTCCAGGGGCTCGAGGAGGAGCGGAAGATGGGGCTCGTCCTCATCGACAACCTCCAGAAGCTCAACGTCACGGTGAAGATGGTGCCGCTCATCTGGCCGAACATGGTGGGGCGCGGCTCCAAGGCGGAGACCTCGCCCGACATGATGGCCGTGTTCACGACGCCCGTCTCCACGGACCCGGACGCGGTCGCGTACCAGTACCACAAGAACTCCTGGGGCAAGTACTACGGCTCGGCCTTCTACGCGAACGACGACGTCTGGGCGCTGATCGACCGCGCGCGCACCATCGCCCGGTGGGAGGAGCGCGCGCCGCTCTACGCCGAGATCCAGAAGCGCATCGCGGCCGACGCGCCGGAGATCTTCGGGATGCTCGCGAACCGGCGCTGGGCGATGCGCGATCACGTGAAGGGCTTCCAGTTCAGTCCCGTCCGCTTCACGGGCGAGGTGGACCTCTACCCGCTGGCCATCGTCGCCAAGTAGCCGCCAGGCCGTTGCTCGGCTACGTCGTCAAGCGGCTCGCGCTGCTGGGCCTGATGCTCTTCGGGCTCCTCTGCATCACGTTCGCGATCTCTCACGTCGTCCCTGGGGATCCCGCCCGGCTCGCGGCCGGTCCCGACGCCACGGCCTCGATGGTCCAGACGCTCAGCGCCGAGTACGGCCTCGACCGGCCGCTCTGGGTCCAGTTCGCGCGTTACGTCCGCGGGATGGCCGGCGGCGACC
Above is a genomic segment from Candidatus Methylomirabilota bacterium containing:
- a CDS encoding ABC transporter substrate-binding protein, which codes for MRVFVTVVLAALIAASPASAFERSGDRKILVFAGAQEVPTIDPSVKYDWSIRMAQQSLYDALVKYVGNPPQIVPWLAERWESTPDAKTWTFHLVRNAKFHNGDPVTAEAVRFSFVRTLKLNQGPAWMLSDFLKEEGIKVIGDGTIQFTLTQPYAPFLSFLPWWYVMNPKQVLANAQGDDLGQKWLTTNEAGSGPFKIKRWDQGVLYELEAVDGYWKGWPSKDRIGGVIYKIVRESGAQRAALLRGEADIVQGLSTDDFDQVGKMPGIVVPTFPGMTTFGIKMNTQKGPTKDPNLRKAVCYAFDYDALVKIYNGNAVLQTSPFPNATRGHIAVPGFYRQDVAKAKEFLAKSAYPNGGVELEYVYVQGLEEERKMGLVLIDNLQKLNVTVKMVPLIWPNMVGRGSKAETSPDMMAVFTTPVSTDPDAVAYQYHKNSWGKYYGSAFYANDDVWALIDRARTIARWEERAPLYAEIQKRIAADAPEIFGMLANRRWAMRDHVKGFQFSPVRFTGEVDLYPLAIVAK